The following are encoded in a window of uncultured Sphaerochaeta sp. genomic DNA:
- a CDS encoding ABC transporter substrate-binding protein, with protein MRMFYKSIFILIFSVILIGGFIGCENQSPDVPEDSGAPEPIPELILPPTPVPPPDPTPDDGIINIYGFTDEVPDILDAYKEHNPDFEYTFNKIIIPTTDASYQTALDSALNAGGSNIPDIYCVESAFALKYTQGDYHHFATPYEELGINVEDKLEEADIAQYTIDIGTNTDGDLVGLGYQATGGAFIYRRSIAKDVWGTDDPAAIKNKIGPTWEYFWEAAEDLEAEGYGIISGDGDLWHVIEGSSEHGWIVDEKLYIDPDREAFLDMAKRLKDNEYSNNTMDWTDAWYDDMKDAGEKQIFGFFGPAWLINYTMADNSGGSAPGEGTYGDWAVCEPPVGFFWGGTWILANKHSVHKEALKPIIEWITLDSSNTGLQYYWANGTLDGSGGIKDTVASGAVMNKSNGTLDFLGGQNMFEIFVPAGEYATGTNKTPYDEVINMHWRDVTRAYTAGEKSREEAFADFKQLVFDDLGIEATP; from the coding sequence ATGCGTATGTTCTATAAATCCATTTTTATTCTCATTTTTTCTGTAATCCTTATCGGAGGTTTTATTGGTTGTGAAAACCAAAGCCCAGATGTACCGGAAGATTCTGGTGCTCCAGAACCTATTCCAGAACTAATTCTTCCGCCTACTCCTGTTCCACCTCCTGATCCCACTCCAGATGATGGAATAATTAATATCTATGGCTTTACTGATGAAGTGCCGGACATATTGGATGCATATAAAGAACACAACCCTGATTTTGAGTACACATTTAATAAGATTATTATTCCTACAACCGACGCATCGTACCAGACGGCTCTTGACTCTGCCTTGAATGCCGGTGGATCAAATATCCCTGATATTTACTGCGTGGAATCCGCATTTGCCCTAAAATATACGCAAGGCGACTATCACCACTTCGCTACTCCCTATGAAGAACTTGGAATTAACGTCGAAGATAAGCTCGAGGAAGCTGACATTGCTCAGTACACCATTGATATCGGGACCAATACTGACGGTGATTTGGTAGGCCTTGGTTATCAGGCTACCGGTGGTGCATTCATCTACCGCAGATCAATAGCCAAGGACGTCTGGGGAACTGACGATCCTGCAGCTATTAAAAATAAAATTGGTCCTACCTGGGAGTACTTTTGGGAAGCTGCCGAAGACCTAGAAGCAGAAGGCTATGGGATAATCAGTGGTGATGGAGACCTTTGGCATGTAATCGAGGGAAGCTCTGAACATGGATGGATAGTTGACGAAAAGCTTTATATAGACCCAGATAGAGAAGCCTTCCTTGATATGGCAAAACGTCTCAAGGACAACGAGTACTCAAACAATACCATGGACTGGACCGATGCATGGTATGATGACATGAAAGACGCCGGTGAAAAGCAGATCTTCGGTTTCTTCGGACCAGCTTGGTTGATCAACTACACCATGGCTGATAATAGCGGCGGTTCAGCACCTGGTGAAGGAACCTATGGGGACTGGGCGGTTTGTGAACCTCCTGTTGGTTTCTTCTGGGGTGGTACGTGGATACTTGCCAATAAACATTCTGTACATAAAGAAGCACTGAAACCTATTATTGAATGGATCACCCTCGACAGCTCAAACACCGGTTTGCAGTACTACTGGGCAAACGGTACACTCGATGGTTCTGGAGGTATCAAAGATACTGTTGCTTCCGGTGCTGTCATGAACAAGAGTAACGGAACTCTGGACTTCCTTGGAGGACAAAACATGTTTGAAATCTTTGTTCCTGCTGGCGAGTACGCCACTGGAACCAACAAGACCCCATATGATGAAGTTATCAATATGCATTGGAGGGATGTGACTAGAGCATATACAGCAGGGGAAAAATCCAGAGAGGAAGCATTTGCAGACTTCAAACAGCTTGTGTTTGATGATCTTGGTATTGAAGCAACCCCATAG
- a CDS encoding aldo/keto reductase — protein MEYKSLGKTGIKVSELCFGTMSFGGRADKSESEKMYKTCREAGINFFDCADVYQKGVAESYLGEFISQERDKVVITTKTYGAMGDDVNEKGLNAKHIRLGVEASLKRLNTDYVDVLFLHHFDPTVREEETLRAVDRLVSEGKVLSLGVSNFAAYQVERMLHVSAINQFAPISVIQPMFNIAKRMAEVELLPMAAYEGLGVITYSPLGGGLLTGRYKDGYSNASGRLVENQNYNKRYGGQFYEQVAREYSELCSKWGISEATLAVAWVMAHKQVTAPIIGAAHTEHLKQSLQAVSLTLDPELLKAIDMISPPPPPATDRSEEQ, from the coding sequence ATGGAGTACAAATCACTAGGAAAAACCGGTATCAAGGTTTCTGAGCTCTGCTTTGGGACCATGTCCTTCGGCGGAAGAGCAGACAAGAGCGAATCAGAGAAGATGTACAAGACCTGTAGAGAGGCAGGGATCAACTTCTTTGACTGTGCCGATGTCTATCAGAAGGGAGTTGCAGAGAGCTATCTCGGAGAATTTATTTCCCAAGAGCGTGATAAGGTTGTTATCACCACCAAGACGTATGGTGCTATGGGAGACGATGTCAACGAGAAGGGTTTGAACGCAAAACATATCCGGCTGGGAGTGGAAGCAAGTCTGAAACGTCTAAATACAGACTATGTAGATGTCTTGTTTCTCCATCATTTTGATCCGACTGTGAGGGAAGAGGAAACACTCCGGGCTGTTGACCGACTTGTCAGTGAAGGTAAGGTGCTCTCATTGGGAGTCAGCAACTTTGCTGCCTACCAGGTGGAAAGAATGCTTCACGTCTCAGCGATTAACCAGTTTGCCCCAATCTCGGTCATCCAACCCATGTTCAACATTGCTAAACGTATGGCAGAGGTTGAATTGCTCCCTATGGCAGCATATGAAGGGCTTGGGGTCATCACCTACAGTCCACTTGGAGGTGGACTGCTTACCGGCCGATACAAGGATGGCTATTCCAATGCTTCAGGAAGATTGGTCGAAAACCAGAACTACAACAAACGCTATGGCGGTCAGTTCTACGAGCAAGTTGCCCGTGAATACTCAGAGCTTTGCAGCAAGTGGGGTATCAGTGAAGCAACTCTTGCCGTGGCTTGGGTAATGGCACATAAGCAGGTTACCGCCCCGATCATCGGAGCGGCTCATACCGAGCACTTGAAGCAGTCCCTACAGGCTGTATCCCTCACCCTTGACCCAGAGCTCTTGAAGGCGATTGATATGATCAGTCCCCCACCACCTCCGGCAACTGACAGGAGTGAGGAGCAATAG
- a CDS encoding ADP-ribosylglycohydrolase family protein, producing MNIQERANGALLGLFVGDGFGSQCDGLSRETLQEEIQETIQEVFSLEHLRSDCGISGEVSDLPLLLSMSLLSNQGLDADHFHALVNRYREESEEGFPLQEYRAALPLSLIVAIAGVELKQKQIREIALTTASLFSEDTLEKEAVALLAHCFHLLINEEVFDGEKLVHDLFTQRGGKNLDEQLTALLSRARKPSLVVAGNHTLKETLLLVFHTLLHAPSFEEGMSDIARMGGDARLSCGLYGALQGALQGPELFPDSWIDELVSSSALEQAIKKQTLFKRETIKMERLALTMSERLMNASVFGR from the coding sequence ATGAATATACAAGAACGCGCTAACGGCGCTCTGCTTGGTTTGTTTGTAGGCGATGGGTTTGGCAGTCAGTGTGACGGGCTCTCCAGGGAAACACTCCAAGAAGAAATACAAGAGACAATACAAGAGGTGTTCTCCCTCGAACACCTACGCAGTGACTGTGGCATCTCAGGGGAAGTGAGCGACTTGCCGCTTCTGCTTTCCATGAGCCTGTTATCCAACCAGGGTCTGGATGCCGATCATTTCCATGCACTGGTCAATCGTTACCGTGAGGAGAGTGAAGAAGGGTTCCCACTTCAGGAGTATCGAGCAGCGCTTCCTCTTTCTCTCATTGTAGCGATAGCAGGTGTCGAGTTGAAACAAAAACAGATCAGGGAAATAGCTCTTACAACAGCTTCACTTTTCAGTGAAGATACTCTTGAAAAAGAGGCAGTAGCACTGCTTGCCCACTGTTTTCATCTTCTGATCAATGAAGAAGTCTTTGATGGAGAAAAACTTGTACACGACCTCTTTACACAACGCGGTGGCAAGAATCTGGATGAACAACTAACTGCACTGCTCTCCAGAGCAAGAAAGCCCAGTCTTGTTGTTGCTGGAAACCATACATTGAAGGAGACGCTGCTTTTAGTGTTCCACACACTGCTGCACGCTCCCTCCTTTGAGGAAGGTATGAGTGACATTGCAAGGATGGGAGGAGATGCTCGCCTATCTTGTGGCCTGTATGGAGCGTTGCAGGGTGCCCTTCAGGGACCGGAACTCTTTCCTGATAGTTGGATTGATGAACTTGTCTCCTCCTCTGCCCTTGAGCAGGCGATCAAGAAACAGACCCTGTTCAAACGAGAGACGATAAAGATGGAAAGGCTTGCCTTGACCATGAGTGAAAGACTGATGAACGCTTCAGTATTTGGGAGGTAA
- a CDS encoding RecQ family ATP-dependent DNA helicase — translation MKDETATHLLEDQINLLLQERFNIPSLYPFQQLVIQRIVEEDSEESNHEGSVVILPTGGGKSLCFMLPSLLVEGITVLVYPLLSLMHDQIRRLEEVSIPYICIQGGQSLQERNLLLEKLKNREARILVTNAECLSLPALINTLAQMTISLLVLDEAHTIISWGEGFRPALASVGPFIQHLPVRQVLCFTATADERVLQGLNRLIFPITRPHLIHASSNRTNITYHVTRTLSKNQSIAGLLRQENILPALVFCSTRKQTEISAKRLLYALPELQVRYYHAGLTKDERRYLEKWFNDTENGVLFATKAFGMGIDVKGIRCVIHHDLSEDVLSFLQESGRAGRDGKPALSISLLDGREKPSPLASILQSTEHCFRKGLLEAMNEPFEYCSGCDVCNGSISLKRQGERAILMSVLSHPFHFSPSSLASMLQDSKGWYSYGGTLAIWGMQEVREAIMHLITEGKMHMHKGPKRLLYIDYKAVLALLTTLHSWLRLKYESAKEKAEKNRPQLPYHASSISPNQGDPNLQDSAG, via the coding sequence ATGAAAGATGAGACTGCAACACATCTCCTGGAGGACCAAATCAATCTCCTCCTCCAGGAACGCTTCAACATCCCTTCCCTCTACCCATTTCAACAGCTGGTAATCCAACGTATCGTGGAAGAGGACAGTGAAGAGAGCAATCATGAGGGATCAGTAGTGATACTTCCCACCGGTGGAGGAAAAAGTCTTTGCTTCATGCTCCCCTCCCTCCTCGTGGAAGGGATTACCGTCTTGGTCTATCCTTTGCTCTCACTTATGCATGACCAGATCAGGCGCCTCGAGGAAGTTTCCATCCCCTATATCTGTATACAAGGTGGCCAGAGCCTCCAAGAGAGGAATCTTCTACTCGAGAAATTAAAAAACAGGGAAGCTAGAATCCTGGTAACCAATGCTGAGTGTCTTTCCCTGCCCGCACTCATCAATACCCTTGCCCAGATGACCATCAGCCTCTTGGTCTTGGATGAAGCCCATACCATCATAAGCTGGGGGGAAGGATTCCGCCCAGCCCTCGCTTCTGTCGGCCCCTTTATCCAGCATCTTCCGGTAAGACAGGTTCTTTGCTTTACTGCTACAGCTGATGAGCGGGTGCTCCAGGGCTTGAACCGCCTTATATTTCCCATCACAAGACCTCATCTCATCCATGCAAGCAGCAATAGGACAAACATCACCTACCATGTCACCAGAACCCTAAGCAAGAACCAAAGCATAGCTGGACTACTCCGTCAAGAAAATATCCTGCCAGCTCTTGTCTTCTGCAGTACCCGGAAACAGACCGAGATATCAGCAAAACGTCTTCTCTATGCACTACCAGAGTTACAAGTACGTTATTACCACGCTGGGCTTACCAAGGATGAAAGAAGATATCTGGAAAAGTGGTTCAATGACACCGAAAACGGTGTACTGTTTGCAACAAAAGCCTTTGGAATGGGAATTGACGTTAAAGGAATCCGATGCGTCATCCACCATGACCTGAGTGAGGATGTTCTCTCCTTCCTGCAGGAGAGTGGAAGAGCAGGAAGAGACGGAAAACCTGCACTCTCGATAAGCTTGCTTGATGGAAGAGAAAAACCTTCTCCCCTCGCCTCCATCCTGCAGAGCACAGAGCACTGTTTCCGAAAAGGCCTCTTGGAGGCAATGAATGAGCCATTTGAGTATTGCAGTGGGTGTGATGTTTGTAACGGCAGCATCTCACTGAAAAGACAGGGAGAGAGGGCAATCCTAATGAGTGTATTATCACACCCTTTTCACTTTTCCCCTTCATCCCTTGCCTCCATGCTTCAGGATAGCAAAGGGTGGTATTCCTATGGGGGTACACTTGCAATATGGGGAATGCAGGAAGTACGAGAGGCAATCATGCACCTGATCACTGAGGGGAAAATGCATATGCACAAAGGACCCAAACGTCTCCTATACATAGATTACAAAGCAGTACTCGCACTCTTGACAACTCTGCATTCATGGCTGAGGCTTAAGTATGAGAGTGCAAAAGAAAAGGCTGAAAAGAACCGGCCCCAGCTACCCTACCATGCCTCGTCCATTTCTCCCAATCAAGGAGATCCAAACCTCCAAGACAGTGCAGGATAA
- a CDS encoding aldo/keto reductase: protein METRYFETLDIHASLLGFGAMRFPTTPEGKIDRKRSLAMMKEAYEAGVNYFDTAYPYHGGESEPLVGEFLSTLDRSNFYVATKLPQWSVNSIDDAKRIFNEQLIRLQQSYIDFYLIHAIDKKAFDRMVDLGVVDYLEEEQKKGRIKHLGFSFHSIYEDFEYITRFRHWDFIQIQYNYLDTEEQAGDKGYELCTELGIPVIVMEPIKGGSLAGLSPDLEAKLKALDPDASPASFALRWVADHQNVKVILSGMSTEEQVRENLQTFSPYKPLSEKERAVLEEIGSSMRSRIGNDCTGCKYCMPCPFGVDIPGNFAIWNKYRMFNNYEVVKDQWESESSADKRPPACTECGQCIPLCPQHIDIPTDLKRVQEEMEAARIAYYQK from the coding sequence ATGGAAACACGGTATTTTGAAACATTGGACATTCACGCATCCCTTCTTGGATTTGGCGCCATGCGCTTCCCCACAACCCCAGAGGGAAAGATTGACCGGAAGCGTTCACTGGCAATGATGAAGGAAGCTTATGAAGCCGGGGTGAATTATTTTGATACGGCGTACCCATATCACGGTGGGGAGAGTGAGCCATTGGTAGGAGAATTTCTCTCCACCTTGGATCGAAGCAACTTCTACGTTGCCACCAAGCTTCCCCAATGGTCTGTTAATTCTATAGATGATGCAAAGCGTATATTCAATGAACAGCTTATAAGACTCCAACAGAGCTATATCGACTTCTATCTTATCCACGCAATCGACAAAAAAGCATTTGACCGGATGGTCGACCTTGGTGTGGTTGACTACCTGGAAGAGGAGCAGAAAAAGGGCCGTATCAAGCATCTGGGATTCTCGTTCCACTCCATCTATGAGGATTTTGAGTATATCACCCGCTTTCGCCACTGGGATTTCATCCAGATCCAATACAACTACCTGGACACTGAAGAGCAGGCTGGAGACAAGGGCTATGAACTGTGTACAGAGCTCGGTATTCCTGTAATCGTGATGGAACCGATCAAGGGAGGCTCACTTGCTGGTCTGTCCCCAGATCTGGAAGCAAAACTGAAGGCACTGGACCCTGATGCATCACCAGCTTCCTTTGCCCTTCGCTGGGTAGCAGACCACCAGAATGTGAAGGTCATCCTTAGTGGCATGTCCACCGAGGAACAGGTCAGGGAGAACCTCCAGACCTTTTCCCCCTATAAGCCATTGAGTGAAAAGGAGAGAGCGGTACTGGAAGAGATCGGAAGCAGCATGAGAAGCCGCATAGGCAATGACTGCACCGGCTGCAAGTACTGTATGCCCTGCCCCTTCGGTGTTGATATTCCTGGGAACTTTGCAATCTGGAACAAGTACAGGATGTTCAACAACTATGAGGTGGTCAAGGACCAGTGGGAGAGCGAGAGCAGTGCTGACAAGCGTCCTCCTGCCTGCACGGAGTGTGGTCAGTGTATTCCACTCTGCCCACAACATATCGATATCCCTACCGATCTGAAACGGGTCCAGGAGGAGATGGAAGCTGCTCGAATAGCGTATTACCAAAAGTAG
- a CDS encoding LacI family DNA-binding transcriptional regulator, which produces MGATRNSVANKAGVSSATVSRVYNNPGKVSPSLAKRVLEAAKELGYEPNSAAATLRRSGTGTIAFVQFRKEERPYYWGNLDSFDWFFGRAIKGVQEVLAKSSWQMRFYTVETQRELEAIAMRCDGILAYDVDTQEEEALFSSISIPYVLAHHLAGNTETESCVRTDNRYGGTLQAQYLRGCGVLRPLYITGYLESVVPHADRLAGFKEYYPDALVLSTEIGETCAMESLAQRVQELVDTKTIDGIAAVNDIALFSLLLRIKTDLPKVGYDASPLFGVYPAPIASIDIQSGELYRRAAEKLLGLLAGNRPDCTTVLPKLIRSLLQ; this is translated from the coding sequence ATGGGAGCAACCAGAAACAGTGTAGCAAATAAGGCAGGGGTAAGCAGTGCAACCGTCTCCCGTGTGTACAACAATCCTGGTAAGGTCTCCCCATCACTTGCCAAGCGAGTATTGGAAGCAGCAAAAGAGTTGGGGTATGAACCCAACAGTGCAGCAGCTACCTTGCGAAGGAGTGGAACCGGCACCATCGCCTTTGTCCAATTCAGGAAGGAGGAGAGGCCCTACTACTGGGGTAATCTGGATAGCTTTGACTGGTTTTTCGGTAGGGCGATCAAGGGAGTGCAGGAAGTGTTGGCGAAAAGTTCCTGGCAGATGCGATTCTATACTGTGGAAACACAGCGTGAGCTGGAAGCAATTGCAATGCGCTGTGATGGTATCCTTGCCTATGATGTTGACACGCAGGAGGAGGAAGCGCTCTTTTCTTCCATCTCCATCCCCTACGTGCTTGCCCATCACTTGGCTGGAAACACAGAAACAGAGAGCTGTGTGAGAACAGACAATAGATATGGTGGAACCCTGCAAGCCCAGTATCTTAGAGGCTGTGGTGTGTTAAGGCCACTCTACATCACCGGCTACCTCGAGAGTGTGGTCCCCCATGCTGATCGTCTTGCAGGTTTTAAAGAGTATTATCCCGATGCATTGGTGTTATCTACAGAGATCGGGGAAACCTGTGCAATGGAGAGTCTTGCACAGAGAGTACAAGAACTTGTTGATACCAAGACCATAGATGGTATCGCTGCTGTAAATGATATTGCCTTGTTTTCTCTCTTGCTCCGCATCAAAACAGACCTACCGAAGGTAGGGTACGATGCATCCCCTCTCTTCGGCGTATACCCCGCTCCTATAGCAAGTATTGATATTCAGAGTGGTGAGCTCTATAGAAGGGCGGCAGAGAAGTTGCTAGGTCTCCTGGCAGGGAATCGACCCGATTGTACCACCGTGTTGCCGAAACTTATACGTTCCCTTTTACAGTAG
- a CDS encoding Fic family protein: MQYISTNTASKRWGISERRVRRLCNEGRIEGAAKMGRNWIIPDHANKPIDARKHLEKHYQGIVYDFQRIDALKRAIDNHRPFSATLVRSLHEKLLVEWTYHSNAIEGNTLTLSETKVVLEGLTIGGKTMVEHLEAINHREAILFIEQIISSKKILTEYTIRNIHSLILQGIDKHNAGAYRQENVLISGASHIPPKHYEVATLMEHLITEYRTRWESFHPVVRAMLLHGEFVKIHPFIDGNGRTARLLLNFELIRWGYPPVIIRKEQRATYYAALDTAHTTMQYGPFLELVATALLESEKLWLSVLD, from the coding sequence ATGCAGTATATCAGTACAAATACAGCAAGTAAGAGATGGGGAATCAGCGAAAGAAGAGTTCGCCGTCTTTGCAACGAAGGGAGAATCGAGGGGGCTGCCAAGATGGGGAGAAACTGGATTATTCCTGATCATGCAAACAAACCCATCGATGCACGCAAACATCTAGAAAAGCATTACCAAGGTATTGTCTATGATTTCCAGAGAATTGATGCATTAAAACGAGCCATCGACAACCATAGACCCTTCTCTGCTACGCTTGTTCGTTCACTTCATGAAAAACTGCTTGTTGAGTGGACCTATCATTCAAATGCAATAGAAGGAAACACACTTACCCTCTCTGAAACAAAAGTTGTGCTGGAAGGGCTTACCATTGGCGGAAAGACCATGGTAGAGCATCTGGAGGCAATAAACCATCGAGAAGCAATTCTATTTATTGAACAAATCATTTCCAGCAAAAAGATACTCACTGAATATACCATCAGGAATATACACTCACTGATATTGCAAGGAATCGACAAGCATAATGCTGGAGCATATAGACAAGAAAATGTACTGATCAGTGGAGCAAGTCATATTCCTCCAAAGCACTATGAGGTAGCAACGCTGATGGAGCATCTGATAACAGAGTATCGAACACGCTGGGAATCATTCCATCCTGTTGTGAGAGCAATGTTGTTACATGGCGAATTTGTAAAAATTCATCCTTTTATAGATGGGAATGGAAGAACTGCGAGACTCTTGCTTAATTTTGAACTCATCCGCTGGGGATATCCTCCCGTAATCATCAGAAAGGAACAACGTGCTACCTACTATGCTGCACTCGATACAGCTCATACAACCATGCAGTATGGGCCATTCCTGGAATTGGTAGCAACTGCACTTCTGGAATCTGAAAAACTCTGGTTATCTGTCCTGGATTAA
- a CDS encoding galactokinase family protein yields MARKEAIQKGLLHTVYPSLYGNSFQAEDMDKRFISLVEEHTNLFKEQDVSLFSTAGRSELGGNHTDHNLGKVIAATINLDTIAAVSKRDDNTVVLTSEGYPEVVVHLDELEIVETEKNTTEALVRGIAFAFKQRGLNIGGWQANTTSRVLKGSGLSSSAAVEVLCGTIFNHLYNEDALSPVDLAIIGKFSENNYFGKPSGLMDQMACAYGGIIGIDFADEGSPKIEPVHYSFSDHGYQLVIVDTGGNHADLTPEYAAVPKEMKEVAAHFGAKHLREIDETSFVSQLPHLRKTLQNDRALLRSIHFFEENKRVANMLIALENQNIEAYLKEVRASGESSFCFLQNLYPTFFPQEQGLSLAIAMTKSLLGSDTTVRVHGGGFAGTIQAYIPLDKYEFYKQAMEAVFSEGSVTPITVRQRESCCIAE; encoded by the coding sequence ATGGCCAGAAAGGAAGCAATACAGAAAGGCTTATTGCATACAGTGTATCCATCCCTCTATGGGAATTCGTTCCAAGCTGAAGACATGGATAAACGGTTCATCAGTTTGGTTGAAGAGCACACCAACTTGTTCAAGGAACAGGATGTCAGTCTGTTCTCCACTGCTGGAAGAAGTGAGCTCGGTGGAAACCATACAGACCACAACCTGGGAAAAGTCATTGCTGCTACCATTAACCTGGATACCATTGCCGCAGTAAGCAAGCGAGATGACAACACCGTTGTCTTGACGAGTGAAGGCTACCCTGAGGTTGTGGTACATCTTGATGAGCTTGAAATTGTTGAAACAGAGAAGAACACCACCGAAGCACTGGTACGCGGTATTGCCTTTGCATTCAAGCAGCGTGGCCTCAATATTGGTGGTTGGCAGGCCAATACCACAAGCCGGGTACTCAAGGGGTCGGGGCTCTCCTCTTCTGCCGCAGTTGAGGTTCTCTGTGGAACCATTTTCAACCACCTCTACAATGAAGATGCTCTCTCCCCTGTTGATCTTGCGATCATCGGGAAGTTCAGCGAAAACAACTACTTCGGTAAACCCTCTGGCTTGATGGACCAGATGGCATGTGCCTATGGTGGTATCATAGGGATCGACTTTGCTGATGAGGGAAGCCCGAAGATTGAGCCAGTGCATTACTCCTTCAGTGATCATGGCTACCAGCTGGTCATCGTGGACACGGGGGGAAATCATGCAGACCTTACCCCCGAGTATGCCGCAGTTCCCAAGGAGATGAAGGAAGTTGCTGCTCACTTTGGGGCAAAGCACCTCAGGGAGATCGATGAGACAAGCTTCGTCTCTCAGCTTCCCCATCTCAGAAAAACACTCCAGAATGACAGGGCACTGCTACGCTCCATTCACTTCTTTGAAGAGAACAAGCGAGTTGCCAATATGCTCATAGCCCTGGAGAACCAAAACATTGAGGCATACCTGAAGGAAGTCAGAGCAAGCGGGGAGAGCTCCTTCTGCTTCCTGCAGAACCTCTACCCCACTTTCTTCCCACAGGAACAGGGCCTGAGTCTGGCTATTGCCATGACCAAGAGCTTGCTGGGAAGTGATACAACTGTACGTGTCCATGGAGGAGGTTTTGCTGGTACCATCCAAGCCTACATACCCCTGGACAAGTATGAGTTCTATAAACAAGCAATGGAAGCTGTATTCTCAGAGGGAAGTGTCACCCCTATCACGGTTCGGCAAAGAGAAAGCTGCTGTATTGCGGAATAG
- a CDS encoding DUF364 domain-containing protein: MDIDNRIHTYFQAEAESLQVESIYLGLGYSAVVLQDGRCGLCYTPKGSGNSCSVNKNKDEYERYPAIKLLKNIKKEDPLGRAMAIALCNALNQDHSLLQDEDDGNLIRDLKLNTGDNVAMIGYFAPIVSYLNTHGITVRVYDIGKEVGSEEEFYQWAETESDALILTATSLINSSLEEVLSHFNGNRIPTVLMGPSTIMAKELYRDLPIDLLAGSTVSNRDGVIKSIRNGRGTPYLHKDCKKVCLYLQG; this comes from the coding sequence ATGGACATTGATAATCGTATTCACACCTACTTCCAAGCTGAGGCTGAAAGCTTGCAAGTAGAGAGCATCTATCTTGGGCTTGGCTACTCTGCAGTTGTCTTGCAGGATGGACGTTGTGGACTCTGTTACACTCCAAAAGGGAGTGGAAATAGTTGTTCAGTTAACAAGAACAAGGATGAATATGAAAGGTATCCTGCAATTAAACTACTTAAGAACATCAAGAAAGAAGACCCACTTGGCAGAGCCATGGCAATTGCACTCTGCAATGCCTTGAACCAGGACCACTCCCTTCTCCAGGATGAGGATGACGGCAATCTGATACGCGACCTTAAGTTGAACACAGGAGACAATGTTGCCATGATCGGCTACTTTGCTCCCATCGTCTCGTACTTGAATACACATGGTATTACTGTTCGTGTTTATGATATTGGAAAGGAAGTTGGATCAGAAGAGGAGTTCTACCAATGGGCAGAGACCGAGAGCGATGCCTTGATACTGACCGCCACCAGCCTGATCAACTCATCCCTTGAAGAAGTACTCAGCCATTTCAATGGGAACAGAATACCCACCGTACTTATGGGACCCTCCACCATCATGGCCAAGGAACTCTACAGGGACCTGCCTATAGATCTACTAGCAGGTTCCACCGTATCCAACCGGGATGGTGTCATCAAGTCAATTCGTAATGGTCGGGGAACTCCCTACCTCCATAAGGACTGCAAGAAAGTGTGTCTTTACCTCCAGGGATAA